Proteins from a single region of Apium graveolens cultivar Ventura chromosome 7, ASM990537v1, whole genome shotgun sequence:
- the LOC141673899 gene encoding polygalacturonase QRT3-like, whose product MGGAVIDLQGASFKINKPIRLPALTGNLLIQGGTFRASESFPTNRHLVELWSSNSIKLDNTEVAKLDGSFSDQKVQTPGIYYEVITFRDILFDSAFRGGGIFIVDSARIRIVDCFFLHFMTQGILVQKGHETFISTCFLGEHPTVGGDRRERNFSGTAIDLASNDNAVTDVAIFSAAIRITLRGQANIVTGVHCYNKATYFGGVGILVKVLE is encoded by the exons ATGGGAGGTGCTGTCATAGACTTACAAGGTGCTAGTTTTAAGATCAACAAACCCATTAGGCTCCCTGCCTTGACCGGAAATCTCCTG ATTCAAGGAGGGACATTTCGCGCATCAGAATCATTTCCAACTAATCGCCATCTAGTGGAACTATGGTCATCAAACTCAATAAAACTTGACAATACTGAGGTTGCTAAACTAGATGGATCATTTTCTGACCAAAAAGTCCAAACTCCTGGAATCTACTATGAGGTCATTACTTTCAGAGACATTCTCTTTGATTCAGCTTTCCGGGGAGGAGGCATTTTCATTGTAGATTCTGCTAGAATAAGAATAGTAGATTGCTTCTTTCTCCACTTCATGACCCAAGGCATTCTGGTACAAAAAGGGCATGAAACTTTTATTTCAACTTGTTTTCTAGGGGAACATCCAACAGTAGGGGGCGACAGGCGTGAAAGGAATTTTTCAGGCACAGCCATTGATCTTGCTAGCAACGACAACGCAGTCACTGATGTCGCAATTTTCTCAGCAGCCATAAGAATTACGTTGAGAGGTCAAGCTAATATCGTTACAGGTGTACATTGTTATAACAAAGCTACATATTTTGGTGGTGTTGGGATTTTGGTTAAAGTcttggaataa